The Triticum aestivum cultivar Chinese Spring chromosome 7B, IWGSC CS RefSeq v2.1, whole genome shotgun sequence genome window below encodes:
- the LOC123157322 gene encoding glycosyltransferase BC10 produces the protein MAPRNRTSSRRPLWVIVLIAFVCAIVTGAYLYKPQHYTGCYLSNSCGSQPALEPVRVYTDDEIAARAVMRDLVLSQPVQSKNPKIAFMFLTPSSLPFEKLWEKFFMGHEDRYTIYVHASREKTVHASPIFAGRDIRSEKVVWGTVTMIDAERRLLANALQDADNQHFVLLSESCVPLHNFDYVYSYLMETNISFVDSFDDPGPHGAGRYSEHMLPEIVKRDWRKGAQWFTVKRQHAVLILVDTLYYGKFKRYCKPGNEYHNCYSDEHYLPTLFNMVDPTGIANWSVTRVDWSEGKWHPKVYRAVDTSFELLKSIASIDESVHVTSNAKHEMQRRPCMWNGMKRPCYLFARKFYPEALDTLMNIFSNFTVI, from the exons ATGGCACCACGCAACAGAACTTCATCTAGAAGGCCTCTCTGGGTCATCGTCTTGATTGCTTTTGTCTGTGCGATAGTCACCGGAGCTTATCTTTATAAACCCCAACATTACACGGGTTGCTACTTGTCCAATTCCTGTGGTTCCCAGCCTGCTCTAGAACCTGTGAGAGTATACACTGATGATGAGATAGCTGCTCGTGCTGTAATGAGAGACCTTGTTCTGTCACAGCCTGTTCAGTCAAAGAATCCGAAGATTGCTTTCATGTTCTTGACACCCAGTTCATTGCCTTTTGAGAAGCTTTGGGAGAAGTTCTTCATG GGACATGAAGACCGATACACAATATATGTACATGCTTCAAGAGAAAAGACAGTTCATGCAAGCCCAATATTCGCTGGCAGGGATATTCGGAGTGAAAAG GTTGTATGGGGTACGGTTACTATGATTGATGCAGAGAGGAGGCTCTTGGCAAATGCACTGCAAGATGCCGATAACCAGCATTTTGTCTTGCTCTCTGAGAG TTGTGTACCACTGCATAACTTCGATTATGTATATAGTTATCTCATGGAAACAAACATCAGCTTTGTTGACTC TTTCGATGATCCTGGTCCACATGGAGCAGGTAGATACTCTGAGCATATGTTACCTGAAATCGTCAAGAGGGATTGGAGAAAGGGTGCACAG TGGTTCACGGTGAAACGGCAGCATGCAGTTCTTATACTTGTTGACACTCTTTACTATGGAAAGTTCAAACGTTACTGTAAG CCTGGAAATGAATATCATAACTGCTATTCTGATGAGCACTATCTGCCAACCTTATTTAAT ATGGTTGATCCAACCGGAATCGCGAATTGGTCAGTGACACGTGTTGATTGGTCTGAAGGAAAATGGCATCCTAAAGTTTATAGGGCTGTTGACACAAGCTTTGAACTGCTTAAAAGTATAGCG TCCATTGACGAGAGCGTTCATGTGACCAGCAATGCAAAG CACGAAATGCAGCGAAGACCATGCATGTGGAACGGCATGAAGAGGCCCTGCTACCTATTTGCACGGAAATTCTATCCCGAGGCGCTCGACACTCTgatgaacattttctcaaatttcACCGTCATATGA